A single window of Rhipicephalus microplus isolate Deutch F79 chromosome 5, USDA_Rmic, whole genome shotgun sequence DNA harbors:
- the LOC119174094 gene encoding MOB kinase activator-like 1, which yields MSCTNVCKQQPLKQAAATLDSGNLHEAVQLPEGIDFHEWIAVHTIDLFNQVSMIYGTVAEHCTEVSCAVMLAGPKYEYRWAYGQTNKKPIRCSAPEYVDCLFSWVQSHLEDEALFPSKVGVPFPANFLPVVKTILRRLFRVYAHIYHQHFHEVVSMKEEAHLNTSFKHFILFVLEFGLIEQVEMAPLWELIGKLTGRC from the coding sequence ATGAGCTGTACAAATGTGTGCAAGCAGCAGCCACTGAAACAGGCAGCTGCCACGCTGGACAGTGGCAACTTACACGAAGCCGTTCAGCTGCCCGAGGGCATAGACTTCCACGAGTGGATTGCTGTCCACACGATAGACTTGTTCAACCAGGTCAGCATGATCTATGGCACAGTTGCAGAACACTGTACAGAGGTTAGCTGTGCCGTGATGTTGGCTGGCCCCAAGTATGAGTATCGTTGGGCCTATGGCCAAACAAATAAGAAACCCATCCGATGCTCGGCCCCTGAGTACGTTGACTGCCTCTTCAGCTGGGTCCAGAGCCATTTAGAGGACGAGGCCTTGTTTCCCTCCAAGGTTGGGGTGCCCTTTCCGGCCAACTTCCTGCCCGTGGTCAAAACGATCCTGCGACGGCTGTTTCGAGTGTACGCGCACATCTATCACCAGCATTTCCATGAGGTGGTGTCAAtgaaagaagaggcacacctcaACACTAGCTTTAAGCACTTCATCCTGTTTGTGCTGGAGTTTGGGCTCATTGAACAGGTTGAAATGGCACCGCTGTGGGAGCTCATTGGAAAGCTCACTGGCCGGTGCTAG